From the genome of Alicyclobacillus sp. SO9:
TACAATAATGAAAATTAAATTCGTTTGCAAAAAAGTCACACCCTCTCAGTTAATGAACCATCGTATCCATAATTTGCGAAAAATTCCTTCTTATACTGCAAAAAACGGTTCTCTTCGATGGCTGTTCTGATGTTTTCCATAAGCTGAATCAAAAAATAGAGATTGTGGTAAGTGGTCAAGCGAATCCCCAGAACCTCATCTGCCTTGATTAAATGGCGAATGTAGGCACGAGAGAACTGTTGACATACTCGACAGTTACAATTCTCGTCCAGTGGGCGAAAATCCTCTGCATATGCCGCATTTCGAATAACCAATTTCCCAGACGACGTCATTACGGTGCCGTTGCGTGCAATTCGTGTCGGTAACACACAGTCAAACATATCAATACCGCGCTCGACACCTTCAAACAAGTCATCTGGAGAACCAACCCCCATCAGGTACCGGGGCTTGTCCGCAGGCAGCCACGGCGTAGTATATTCAAGGACTTCATACATGATGTCCTTCGGTTCCCCTACACTCAGTCCACCCACTGCATAGCCCGGCAAGTCAAGCTCAACAAGAGCATCTGCGGACTGCTTACGCAGTTCTTTAAAGGCTCCGCCCTGGACAATGCCAAACAACCCTTGTTCATCAGGGCGCACATGTGCTGCCTTGCACCGCTCTGCCCAATCAAGTGTCCTCTTCAGTGAAGTCTCCACATAACTCCGCTCTGCGGTGTACGGAGGACACTCATCGAATGCCATAATAATATCTGCACCAAGGGCATTTTGAATCGACATTACCGATTCCGGTGTAAACAGCAGCTTACGGCCGTCAATATGAGATCTGAATGCAACACCTTCATCCGTAATTTTGCGCAGATCAGCCAAACTGAACACCTGAAAGCCCCCGCTGTCTGTCAACACAGCGCCATTCCAATTCATAAACCCGTGCAATCCTCCGGCCTGTCCAACAAGGTCTTCGCCAGGGCGCAAATGCAAATGGTAGGTGTTGGCCAAAATAATTCTGGAACCAATTTCCTCCAATTCCCATGGAGCCATGGTCTTCACGCTAGCCTGTGTCCCTACAGGCATAAACACGGGAGTCTGAATAACACCGTGAGGTGTCACAAGTTCTCCACGACGTGCGAGTGGAGCATACAAGTCACGTTTTTTCAATTCAAAACGAATTGCACTCTCTGCCATTCTTACGCTCCTCGACCTGTAATAAACATTGCATCTCCAAAACTGAAAAAACGATACTCGGCCTCTACTGCTTCGCGGTATGCCCGCAGCGTGACATCGCGTCCCATCAAAGCTGAAACCAGCATTAAAAGCGTAGACTTTGGCAGATGAAAATTCGTAATTAGAGCGTCGACTATTTGAAATTGGTATCCGGGATAGATGAATATCCCTGTCTCTTCCGCACCTGACTTCAGTCGTCCATGGTCGTCAACAGCACTCTCCAACGTCCGCAAAGCGGTAGTCCCCACTGCTATCACACGTCTGCCTTCGGCCCGCGCCTGATTTACCGCACGAGCAGTCTGCTCAGGAACCT
Proteins encoded in this window:
- the tgt gene encoding tRNA guanosine(34) transglycosylase Tgt, which gives rise to MAESAIRFELKKRDLYAPLARRGELVTPHGVIQTPVFMPVGTQASVKTMAPWELEEIGSRIILANTYHLHLRPGEDLVGQAGGLHGFMNWNGAVLTDSGGFQVFSLADLRKITDEGVAFRSHIDGRKLLFTPESVMSIQNALGADIIMAFDECPPYTAERSYVETSLKRTLDWAERCKAAHVRPDEQGLFGIVQGGAFKELRKQSADALVELDLPGYAVGGLSVGEPKDIMYEVLEYTTPWLPADKPRYLMGVGSPDDLFEGVERGIDMFDCVLPTRIARNGTVMTSSGKLVIRNAAYAEDFRPLDENCNCRVCQQFSRAYIRHLIKADEVLGIRLTTYHNLYFLIQLMENIRTAIEENRFLQYKKEFFANYGYDGSLTERV